A DNA window from Parabacteroides johnsonii DSM 18315 contains the following coding sequences:
- a CDS encoding L-ribulose-5-phosphate 4-epimerase — protein MVEELKEKVFKANLDLVKHGLVIFTWGNVSAIDRKKGLIVIKPSGVSYETMKTSDMVVLDLDGNVMEGNLKPSSDTPTHLVLYKAFPEIGGIVHTHSTYATSWAQAGCDIPNIGTTHADYFSDAIPCTRPMTKEEIEGDYEKETGNVIVERFKELNPVHIPGVLVGNHGPFAWGKDAAGAVYNAVVMEQVAKMAYISYGINPQLTMNKYLITKHFERKHGPNAYYGQK, from the coding sequence ATGGTTGAAGAGTTAAAAGAAAAGGTTTTTAAAGCCAATCTGGATTTGGTAAAACACGGATTGGTCATTTTTACCTGGGGAAACGTAAGTGCCATAGACCGAAAAAAAGGCCTGATCGTAATCAAACCTTCCGGAGTTTCTTACGAAACAATGAAAACCAGCGACATGGTGGTGCTCGACTTGGACGGGAATGTTATGGAAGGTAACCTCAAACCGTCATCAGATACTCCTACCCACTTGGTCCTGTACAAGGCATTCCCGGAAATCGGGGGAATTGTACACACACACTCTACATATGCAACATCTTGGGCGCAGGCCGGATGCGACATCCCGAATATCGGTACGACACATGCCGATTATTTCAGTGATGCGATACCCTGTACCCGCCCGATGACGAAGGAAGAAATTGAAGGTGATTATGAGAAAGAGACCGGCAATGTGATCGTCGAACGCTTTAAAGAACTGAATCCGGTACACATTCCGGGAGTCCTAGTGGGAAATCACGGTCCATTCGCATGGGGTAAGGATGCGGCAGGAGCTGTCTACAACGCAGTCGTAATGGAACAGGTGGCCAAGATGGCGTATATCTCGTACGGCATCAATCCCCAATTGACCATGAACAAATATCTTATCACAAAACATTTCGAGCGCAAACACGGCCCAAATGCTTATTACGGACAAAAATAA
- a CDS encoding NUDIX hydrolase: MTAAFYQNETKFYVAVDCIILGFDQKELNVLLYKRKFEPMMGQWSLMGGFIKAGESIEEAASRVLTDCTGIDNLFMEQVGAYGDVTRDLGERVISVAYYSLINMNDFSAETLEEHNAVWTKISEIPQLIFDHNKMITDTLARLRRKAATRPVGFNLLPEKFTLPQLQSLYEAIYQTQLDKRNFRKKLNAMDILEKLDEKDKKGSKRGAFYYMFNKEKYDHLLEQGFYFSL, translated from the coding sequence ATGACAGCCGCTTTTTATCAGAACGAAACCAAATTTTACGTTGCAGTAGATTGTATCATACTCGGATTCGATCAAAAAGAGCTCAATGTTTTACTTTATAAACGTAAATTTGAACCCATGATGGGACAATGGTCTCTGATGGGCGGTTTTATCAAAGCAGGTGAAAGTATCGAGGAAGCCGCGTCACGCGTGCTCACCGACTGTACCGGCATCGATAATCTTTTTATGGAACAGGTAGGTGCTTACGGAGATGTTACCCGCGACCTTGGAGAGCGGGTGATCTCCGTAGCATACTATTCACTCATCAATATGAACGATTTCAGTGCCGAGACACTGGAAGAACACAATGCGGTCTGGACCAAGATCAGCGAGATCCCGCAACTTATTTTCGACCATAACAAAATGATCACCGATACATTGGCCCGCCTCCGTCGGAAAGCGGCTACCCGCCCGGTCGGATTCAATCTTCTTCCCGAAAAATTCACGTTACCGCAATTACAAAGCCTGTATGAAGCGATCTACCAGACCCAACTGGACAAGCGTAACTTCCGCAAAAAACTGAATGCGATGGATATTCTGGAAAAGTTGGATGAAAAGGACAAGAAAGGTTCCAAAAGAGGGGCTTTCTATTATATGTTCAACAAAGAAAAATACGATCATCTACTGGAACAAGGGTTCTATTTTTCCTTATAG